CGGCGCTGGCGTTGCTGGGCGGCGAATACGAGCTGTCGGGCATCCCGCGCATGCACGAGCGGCCCATTGGCGACCTGGTTGATGCCCTGCGCCAGCTGGGCTGCCGCATCGATTGCCTGGGCAGCGAGGGCTACCCCCCGCTGCGCATCGACCACGAAGGCGGCCTGCCGCCGCTGCGGCTGGACGCGCCCATCCGCGTGCGCGGCGACGTGTCCAGCCAGTTCCTCACCGCCTTGCTGCTGGCGCTGCCGCTGGTGGCCCAGGAGCAGGACGTGGTGATCGAGGTCGTGGGCGCGCTGATCTCCCGGCCCTACATCCACATCACGCTGGAGCTGCTGGCGCGCTTTGGCATCGCCGTGCGCCACGACGACTGGCAGCGCTTTGTCATCCCGGCCGGCAGCCAGTACCGCTCGCCTGGGCAGATCCACGTCGAGGCAGATGCCTCTTCTGCTAGCTATTTCATAGCTGCCGGCGCAATGGCAGCGGGCCTTGACGGCCAAAAACCCTTGAAAATCCTGGGCGTGGGGCTGGATTCCATTCAGGGCGACATTCGCTTCGTCGAGGCAGCGCAGGCCATGGGCGCCCGCGTCGCGGGCGGGCCGGGCTGGCTGGAGGTCGGCCGCGGTGCCTGGCCGCTCAAGGCCATCGACCTGGACTGCAACCACATTCCCGACGCCGCCATGACGCTGGCCGTCATGGCGCTGTACGCCGACGGCGTGACCACCCTGCGCAACATCGCCAGCTGGCGCGTCAAGGAGACCGACCGCATCGCCGCCATGGCCTGCGAGCTGCGCAAGCTGGGCGCCACGGTGGAAGAAGGCCCGGACTGGCTGAGCGTCGCTCCCCTGCCCCGCGCCGCCGACTGGCGCGCCGCCAGCATCCACACCTACGACGACCACCGCGTGGCCATGTGCTTCTCGCTGGCGGCGTTCAACCCGGCCGGCCTGCCGGTGCGCATCGAAGACCCGCGCTGCGTGGGCAAGACCTTCCCTGACTACTTCGAGGCGCTGTTCGCCGTGGCGCAGACGCCGCCAGAGCGCATCCCCGTGATCTGCATCGACGGCCCCACGGCATCGGGCAAGGGCACGGTGGCCGCACAGGTGGCGCAGCAGCTGGGATACCACTTCCTGGATTCGGGCGCCATGTACCGCACCGCGGCGCTGGCCGCCATGCGCGCCGGCATCGCCATCGAGGCGCAGCACGAGCCGCGCCTGGCCGAGCTGGCACGCCACCTGCCCGTGCGCTTCGAGGGCGGCCGCATCTGGCTGGCGGGCGACGACATCACCGACGCCATCCGCACCGAAGAGGCGGGGATGAACGCCTCGCGCGTGTCCGCCCTGCCGGCTGTGCGCCAGGCGCTGGTGGCGCTGCAGCTGGGCTTTCGCCGCCTGCCCGGCCTGGTGGCGGACGGGCGCGACATGGGCACGGTGATTTTCCCGGCGGCGCCGCTGAAGGTCTTTCTGACGGCCAGCGCCGCCGTGCGGGCCGAGCGGCGCCATAAGCAGTTGATTTCCAAGGGCATTTCCGCTACAATCTCCGACCTTCGCGCGGACTTGGAAGCGCGGGATGCGCGCGACGCCAGTCGCAGCGCCTCGCCGCTTAAAGCCGCTGAAGACGCTCTGCTGCTGGACAACTCCCTGCTCACGATCGACGAGGCCGTGGCGCAGGTGGTTGCCTGGTGGCAGGCACGCCAGCCGTTCTGACCTTCGGGTCTGACGGCTGGTTTTTTTGGTCCGCTCGGCTTCCTTCGCGCCCAAGCAGCGCACGGCCGTGCGGTTCGTTCACCCTCAACCCCGCGGCGCGATGCCGCAATACCCCCGCTGGCAGTCATAGCAACACGGGCAATGGTGCCCGTGGAAACCTGCCTGCGGACAAGGAAACACATGTCTGAATCTTTTGCCGCCCTGTTCGAAGAATCGCTGCAACGCACGGAAATGCGTCCCGGCGAGGTCATCACTGCTGAAGTGGTGCGCGTCGAGCACAACTTCGTGGTCGTGAATGCCGGCCTGAAGTCCGAGGCCTATGTGCCGATCGACGAATTCAAGAACGACCAGGGCGAGATCGAAGTGCAGGTGGGCGACTTCGTGTCGGTCGCCATCGGCTCGATCGAAAACGGCTACGGCGACACCATCCTGAGCCGTGACACCGCCAAGCGCCTGGCCTCCTGGCTGGCGCTGGAAAAGGCGCTGGAGTCCGGCGACTTCGTCACCGGCACGACCAGCGGCAAGGTCAAGGGCGGCCTGACGGTGCTGGTCAACGGCATCCGCGCCTTCCTGCCCGGCTCGCTGATCGACACGCGCCCGGTCAAGGACCTGACTCCCTACGAGAACAAGACCCTGGAATTCAAGGTCATCAAGCTCGACCGCAAGCGCAACAACGTGGTGCTCTCCCGCCGCGCCGTGGTGGAAGCCTCCATGGGCGAAGAGCGCGCCAAGCTGATGGAGACGCTGAAGGAAGGCGCCATCGTCAACGGCGTGGTCAAGAACATCACCGAGTACGGTGCGTTCGTGGATCTGGGTGGCATCGACGGCCTGCTGCACATCACCGACATGGCCTGGCGCCGTGTCCGCCACCCCTCCGAGGTGGTGCAGGCTGGCCAGGAAATCACGGCCAAGATCCTCAAGTTCGACACCGAAAAGAACCGCGTCTCGCTGGGCCTCAAGCAAATGGGCGACGACCCCTGGATGGGCGTGTCGCGCCGCTACCCCTCGGGCACGCGCCTGTTCGGCAAGGTCACCAACATCGCCGACTACGGCGCGTTCGTTGAGCTGGAGCCCGGTATCGAAGGTCTGGTGCACGTCTCCGAAATGGACTGGACCAACAAGAACGTGGCCCCCTCCAAGCTGGTCAGCCTGGGCGACGAGGTCGAAGTCATGGTGCTGGACATCGACGAAGACAAGCGCCGCATCAGCCTGGGCATGAAGCAGTGCAAGGCCAACCCCTGGCAGGAATTCGCGCAGGACACCAAGCGCGGCGACCGTGTCAAGGGCCCGATCAAGTCCATTACTGACTTCGGCGTGTTCGTGGGCCTGGCTGCCGGCATCGACGGCCTGGTGCACCTGTCCGACCTGTCCTGGAACGAGCCCGGCGAAGCCGCCGTGCGCAACTACAAGAAGGGCCAGGAAGTCGAAGCCATCGTGCTGGCCGTGGACGTGGACCGCGAGCGCATCAGCCTGGGCATCAAGCAGCTCGACCAGGACCCCTTCACCACCTTCGTGACGGTGAACGACAAGGGCCAGATGGTTTCCGGCAAGGTCAAGACGGTGGACGCGCGTGGCGCCGAGATCGATCTGGGCCAGGACATCGTCGGCTACCTGCGCGCCTCGGAAATTTCCCGCGACCGCGTGGAAGATGCCCGCAACGTGCTCAAGGAAGGCGACGAAGTCAGCGCCGTGGTGGTGAACGTCGATCGCAAGACGCGCAACATCCAGCTGTCCATCAAGCAAAAGGACATGGTTGACGAGCAAGGCGCCATGGCCCACCTGTCGGCCCAGTCGGCCAAGGAAAATGCCGGCACGACCAGCCTGGGCGCCCTGCTGCGCGCCAAGCTGGACAACTCCGACAAGTAATCCGGCGCGACGCACCGGGCCTGCCAGCGGCATGCCCGGTGCCGACACCAAGTTGCGGGCGCCCTGGGCGCCCGCTCTTTCTTTTGCCACCACACGCCACTGCCATGACCCGATCCGACCTCGTGGAAGAACTTGCGGAGCGCTTTGCCCAGCTGACGCAGCGCGACGCCGAGCTCGCCGTCAAGACCATCCTGGACGCCGTGGGCGACGCACTGGTACGCGGCCACCGCATCGAGATCCGCGGCTTCGGCAGTTTCTCGGTAAACCACCGCCCGCCCCGCATGGGCCGCAACCCGCGTACCGGCCAGGCCGTGCAGATCCCGGAAAAGCGCGTGCCCCACTTCAAGCCCGGCAAGGCCCTGCGCGAGGCCGTGGACCAGCGCAACCCGGTTTGAGCGGCCCTGTAGCTATTCAATTGATAGCTGCTTGCGCTTACCCAGCAAGCAGCAGAGCCTGATTTGGCTTGAATTCACGCACCGCCGGCGCGGGCCGGCACCGGCCCTGCGCGCACGTAGAATGGCCCCGCCAACCGGGAGGCGACGCATGAAGTACCTGCTGTGGCTGCTCAAGGCAGCCATTTTTTTCACCTTGTTCGCCTTTGCGCTGAACAACCAGCAAAGCGCCACCGTGCATTTCTTCTTCGGCACGCAGTGGACGGCGCCGCTGGTGCTGGTGGTGCTCAGCGCGTTCGCGCTGGGCCTGATCGTGGGCGTGCTGGGCATGGTGCCGCGCTGGTGGCACCACCGCAACGCCGCGCGCCGCAGGCAGGCCGCGGCGGCTGCCAAGGCGGCTCCCGCGCCCGCTGCCGACCTGGCTCCTTCCGATACCGAAGCCGCCCTCGCCCAGTCCCCCCTCCATGGAATTTGACCTGAGCTGGATCGTCCTGGGCCTGCCCATCGCCTTCGGCCTGGGCTGGCTGGCCTCGCGGCTGGACATGCGCCAGCTGCGCGAAGACAGCCGCCGCGCCCCCAAGGCCTACTTCAAGGGCCTGAACTACCTGCTTAACGAGCAGCAGGACCAGGCCATCGACGCCTTCATCGAGGCCGTGCAGAACGACCCGGACACCACCGAACTGCACTTCGCCCTGGGCAACCTGTTTCGCCGCCGCGCGGAATACAACCGCGCCGTGCGCGTGCACGAGCACCTGCTCTCGCGCGGCGATCTCTCGCGCACCGACCGCGAGCGCGCCCAGCACGCGCTGGCGCTGGACTTCCTGAAAGCCGGCCTGCTGGACCGTGCCGAAGATGCCCTGCGCCGCCTGGAGGGCACGGCCTTCGAGGCGCAGGCCCGCCTGGCGCTGCTGGCCATCTACGAGCGCTCGCGCGACTGGCCCCAGGCCAGCGACATCGCCCGGCGGATGCAGGCCGCGCAGCAGGGCGACTTCAGCACCCGCCAGGCGCACTACCTGTGCGAGCAGGCGCTGGGGCACGCCGCCCATGGCGAACTGGACGCCGCCCTCGCGCTGCTGGAGCAGGCCATCGCCACCGCCCCCCAGGCCGCGCGTGCCCGCATCGAGCTGGCCCGGCTGCACCAGCGCATGGGCCATGCGCAGGCGGCACTGCAGGCCCTGGGCGGCTTGGCCGACGCCGCCCCTGCGGCACTGCCCCTGGCCGCGTCGCTGCTGGTAGAGGTGGCCAGCCAGGCCGGCCAGGCGCAGCAGGCGCACACGCTGCTGGTGCGCCACTACGAGCAGATGCCGGCGCTGGACCTGCTGGAGGCCATCGTCGCCCTGGAAACTGCCGGCGCCCAGGGTGCGGCCGCGGCGCGCAGCTGGTACGTGCGCCACCTCGAGCGCGAGCCCTCGCTGGTCGCCGCCACGCGCTGGCTGGCCGGCGAGGAGTTGGCCGAGCCCGACGTCCAGCCCCAGGTGCAGCGCGCGCTGGAGCACGCCAGCAAGCCGCTGACGCGCTACCGCTGCGCTGCCTGCGGCTTCGAGGCGCGCCAGCACTTCTGGCAATGCCCCGGCTGCCAGACCTGGGACAGCTACCCCGCGCGGCGGGTGGAAGAACTGTAGGGCGGTCCACACCGCCGAAGGAGGCTCAGGTGATGCGAACATTCCTTGCTTCATTGCTGGCGGCTGTCTGCCTGGCCTGCGCCCTGCCGGCCGCTGCGCAACCGGCCACCGCCGCCATCGAGGCCAACCAGGCCACCGAAGCGCAGCTGGACGGCATCAACGGCCTCGGGCCTGCCACCACCCGGCGCATCCTTGCCGCGCGCGACCAGCAGCCCTTTGCCGACTGGCGCGACTTGATCGCCCGCGTCAAGGGCATCGGCCCGGCCTCGGCCGAGCGCCTGTCGCACCAGGGCCTGCGGGTGGTCGGCCAGCCCTACGGCGCCGTGCCCGCGCCCGCACCTGCAGACAGCCGCTGAGCCGCCCGCGCTTGCCTGCCACGAGCGGCTGGCAAGCCCGATCCAAAGCCCGCGGGCAGCTCGGTTTTTCATAGCAAGGCGGCCGGGGCTTGCCCCTAAAATGGGCCGCACATGTCCCTGGTTTTCCTCATCCTGCTGCCCTTCGTTGCAAGCATGCTGGCGGCTGTATTGCCGGCCAACGCACGCAATACGGAGTCCACGCTGGCAGGGGTGGTGGCGCTGTTTTGCACCGTGCAGACGGCGCTGGCGTTTCCGGGGGTCGAGGACGGCGGCGTGCTGCGCGAGGACATCGAGTGGCTGCCCGCGCTGGGCCTGCAGCTGTCCATCCGCATGGACGGCTTCGCCTGGATGTTCGCCATGCTGATCTTCGGCATCGGCACGCTGGTGGTGCTGTACGCGCGCTACTACATGTCGCCCAACGACCCGGTGCCGCGCTTTTTCTCGTTCTTTCTGGCCTTCATGGGCGCCATGGCCGGGGTGGTGCTGTCGGGCAATCTGGTGCTGCTGGTGTTCTTTTGGGAGCTGACCAGCCTGTTTTCCTTCCTGCTGATCGGCTACTGGCATCACCGGCGCGACGCGCGGCGCGGCGCCCGCATGGCGCTGACGGTGACGGCCACGGGCGGCCTGTGCCTGCTGGCGGGCGTGCTGGTCCTGGGCCACATCGTGGGCAGCTACGACCTGGACCATGTGCTCAAGTCCGCCGAGCTGGTGCGCGGCCACCCTTTGTATCTGACGGCGCTGGTGCTGGTGCTGCTGGGCGCCTTCACCAAGAGCGCGCAGTTTCCCTTCCACTTCTGGCTGCCCCACGCCATGGCGGCGCCCACGCCGGTCTCTGCCTACCTGCATTCGGCCACCATGGTCAAGGCCGGCGTGTTCCTGCTGGCGCGGCTGTGGCCCGTAATGGGCGACACCGACGCCTGGTTCTGGCTGGTGGGTGGCGCAGGCGTGTGCACGCTGCTGGTGGGCGGCTACGCAGCCATCTTCCAAAACGACCTGAAGGGCCTGCTGGCGTATTCCACCATCTCGCACCTGGGCCTGATCGTGCTGCTGCTCGGGCTCAACAGCCGTCTGGCCGCTGTGGCCGCCGTGTTCCACATCATGAACCACGCCACCTTCAAGGCCTCGCTGTTCATGGCCGCCGGCATCGTGGACCACGAAAGCGGCACGCGCGACATCCGCCGCCTGTCGGGCCTGCGCGTGATGATGCCCATCACCGCCACGCTCGCTGCCGTGGCCAGCGCCGCCATGGCCGGCGTGCCGCTGCTCAACGGTTTTCTGTCCAAGGAAATGTTCTTCGCCGAGACGGTCTATCTGAACGCCTCGCCACTGGTGGCCACGCTGCTGCCGGCCGCGGCCACCGTGGCCGGCATGTTCAGCGTGGCGTATTCGCTGCGCTTCGTGCTGGACGTGTTCGGCGGCCCGCCGGCGCGTGATTTGCCCCACCCGCCCCACGAGCCGCCGCACTGGATGCGCGTGCCCGTGGAGCTGCTGGTGCTGATCTGCCTGGTGGTGGGCATCTTCCCGGCCTGGGCCGTGGGCCGCTACCTGGACGCCGCCGCACTGCCCGTGGTGGGCGGCGAGCTGCCGCCCTTCAGTCTGGCGCTGTGGCATGGCGTGAACACGCCCTTCATCATGAGCCTGATCGCCCTGGCCGGCGGCACGGCGCTGTACCTGTTCGTGCGCCGCCAGCACCGCGCCGGCCAGATGGAGGCGCCCCCGCTGATGTACCGCATCGACGGCAAGCGCCTTTTCGAAGGTGCCCTGGCCCTGCTGTCGGGCGCCAGCCGCAGCGCCCGCGCGGCGCTGTCCACCAGCCGTCTGCAGTGGCAGATGCTGTGGCTGGTGCTGGCCACGCTCGTCGCCGGTGCCGCGCCGGTGCTGCTGGGCGGTAGCCCCGGCGGCGAAGGCCGCGCGCTGCTGCCGCTGTCCGCGTCCTTCGTGCTGCTGTGGACGCTGGGAGCCATCTGCGCGCTGGCGGCCGCCTGGCAGGCCAAGTACCACCGGCTGGCCGCGCTGGTCTTCATGGGGGGCGCGGGACTGTGCGTGTGCATCACCTTCCTGTGGTTTTCCGCGCCCGACTTGGCGCTGACCCAGCTGTCGGTGGAGGTGGTGACGACCGTCCTCATCCTGCTGGGCCTGCGCTGGCTGCCCCGGCGCGACGCCAGCCTGCCCGCGGCCGCCCCCGGCGCGCTGCAAACGCGCCTGCGCCGCCTGCGCGACTTCGGCCTGGCGCTGGCCGCCGGCGGCGGCATGGCCTGGCTGGCCATGGCCATGATGAGCCGGCCGTTTGCCGAAAGCACCTCCACCTTCTTCCTGCAGCGCGCGCTGGCGGAGGGCGGCGGCACCAACGTGGTCAACGTCATGCTGGTGGACTTCCGGGGTTTCGACACCTTCGGCGAGATCGTGGTGCTGGGCATCGTGGCGCTCACCGTGTATGCGCTGCTGCGGCGTTTTCGCCCTGCCGGCGAAGCCATGGACCTGCCCGAGCAGCAACGCTTTTTGCCCGCCGACCTGCAGACCGACCTGCTGAACCCGCGCGGCGCCCAGGACACCGCCATCGGCTACCTGATGGTGCCGGCCGTGCTGGTGCGCCTGCTGCTGCCGTTCACGGCACTGGTAGCCATCTACCTGTTCATGCGCGGCCACGACAAGCCGGGCGGCGGCTTTGTGGCCGGGCTGGTGTTTTCCGTCGGCCTGCTGCTGCAGTACATCGTCTCCGGCACGGCCTGGGTCGAGGCGCACATGCGCCTGTTTCCGCGCCGCTGGATCGCCACCGGCATGCTGCTGGCCCTGGGCACCGGCCTGGGATCGGTAGTGCTGGGCTACCCCTTCCTGACCAGCCACATGGCGCACCTGCGCTTGCCGCTGCTGGGCGACGTGCATGTGGCCAGCGCCATCTTCTTCGACGCCGGCGTGTTTGCCCTGGTGGTGGGCGCCACGCTGCTGATCCTCACCGCCATCGCCCACCAGTCGGTGCGCAGCCACCGCTGGCATGCGCGCCTGCTGGAAGAAGAGCAGCTGGCCCTGGCCGCCGTCGTCAGCTACGACGACGAGCCCCTGCCCCCACCCCGGGGAGCGCGCTGATGGAGATCGTGCTGGCGCTGGCCATCGGCGTGCTCACCGGCTCGGGCGTGTGGCTGCTGCTGCGCCCGCGCACCTTCCAGATCATCATGGGCCTGTCGCTGCTGTCGTATGCGGTGAACCTGTTCATCTTCAGCATGGGCCGCCTGGGCCTGGCCGTGGGCAAGGAGCCGGTGCTGGCGGCCGGCGTGCCGCAAGACCTGCAGCACTACGCCGACCCCCTGCCCCAGGCACTGGTGCTCACCGCCATCGTCATCGGCTTTGCCATGACGGCGCTGTTCCTGGTGGTGCTGCTGGCCTCGCGCGGCATCAGCGGCACCGACCACGTGGACGGCACCCAGGCCCCGGGCAGCCAGGAGATGCCATGAGCACGCTGCTGCCCGAGCTGGCCGCCCGCTCCATGCCGCACCTGATGCTGGCGCCCATCGTGCTGCCGCTGTTCACCGCCACGCTCACCTTGCTGATGCGCGAGGAGCGCCAGCGCGTCAAGCTGGGGCTGAACATCGCCTCCACCGCGCTGGGCTTGCTGATTGCCGTGGCGCTGCTGGGCTGGGCGCACGAGGCCAGCACGCCGGCCGGCATGGGCGTGTACCTGCAGGGCAACTGGGCGGCGCCCTTCGGCATCGTGCTGGTGCTGGACCGCCTGAGCGCGCTGATGCTGGTGCTGACCAGCACCATCGCCCTGTGCGCCATCGTCTTTGCCGGCACGCGCTGGCACCGCGCGGGGGTGCACTTCCACACGCTGTACCAGTTGCAGCTGATGGGCCTGGCCGGGGCCTTTCTGACCGGCGACCTGTTCAACCTGTTCGTGTTCTTCGAGATCATGCTGGCCGCCTCCTACGGCCTGCTGCTGCACGGCTCGGGGCGCGCGCGCGTGCAGTCGGGCCTGCACTACATCGCCATCAACCTGGCCGCGTCCTCGCTGTTTCTGATTGGCGCGTCCATGCTGTACGGCATCACCGGCACGCTGAACATGGCCGACCTGGCGCGCTGCGTGCCGCTGGTCGCCCCGCAAGACCTGGGCCTGCTGCACGCGGCCGCCGCCATCCTGGCCACGGCCTTTTTGATCAAGGCCGCCGTGTGGCCGCTGAACTTCTGGCTGGTGCCGGCCTACAGCGCGGCCACCGCCCCCGTGGGGGCGCTGTTCGCCGTCATGACCAAGGTCGGCATCTACACGCTGCTGCGCCTGTGGACGCTGATGTTCGGCAGCGAGGCCGGCGCCTCCGCCCTCTTCGGCGGGGCCTGGCTGATGGGCGCGGGCATGCTGACCATGGCCTTTGGCGCCATCGGCATGATGGCCTCGCAGCGGCCGGTACACCAGGCGGGCTTTGCCGCACTGCTGTCCTCGGGCACGGTGCTGGCAGCCGCCGGCTTCGGCCAGAACCAGCTCACGGCCGCCATGCTGTACTACCTGCCCGGCTCCACCCTGGCCATTGCCGCGCTGTTCCTGCTGGCCGACCTGATCGAGCGCTGGCGCACCGACGGCACGGCGCTGCGCGCCGACGATGGCGACGAAGCCCCCTTCCTCACGCCCGAGCTGGTGCCGCGCCCCGGCCTGAACCTGGACGACGAGGAGGAAGTGCTGGTCGGCCGCGCCATCCCCGCCGCCGCCGCGCTGCTGGGCCTGGCCTGGCTGATGAGCACGCTGGTCATCGCCGGCCTGCCGCCGCTGTCGGGCTTTGTGGGCAAGTTCGCCATGCTCTCGGCCCTGCTCAACCCGCTGGGCCTGGGCTCGTCGGCGGGCGTGCAGCCCGGCGCGGCCGGCTGGACGCTGCTGGCGCTGCTGATCGCCACGGGGCTGCTGTCGCTGATGGCCCTGACGCGCGCCGGCATGCGCAACTTCTGGGCCGCCTCCGAACGCCTGGCGCCGCGCCTGCACGTGCTGGAAGGCCTGCCCGTGGCCGCGCTGCTGGCCGCCTGCGTGGCGCTGACACTGGGCGCCGGGCCCGTCATGCGCTTCACCGAGGCCGCGGCCAACGCCCTGCATGCGCCAGACACCTACATCCGCGCCGTGCTGCAGGCGCAGCCCGTGGCGGGCCCGGCGCCTGCGCCCGTCCCGCCCGCGGTGGGCCTCACGCCAGGAGCCGCCCGGTGATCAAGAAGCTGCTGCCCGCGCCGCTGGTCTCGCTGGGGCTGTTCATTGTCTGGCTGGTGCTCAACCACTCCACCAGCGCCGGCCACCTGCTGCTGGCGGCGTTGCTGGCCGTGGCGCTGCCGCTGGTGTTCGCCTCGCTGCGGCCGCAGGCGGTGCGCGTGCGCCGGCCGCTGACCATCGTGCGGCTGTGCTTCATCGTCATGGTGGACACCACCGAATCCAACATCGCCGTGCTGCGCGCGCTCTTGCGCCCCGGCCCGCCGCGCCACGCTGCAGACTTCGTGACCATTCCGCTGGAGCTGCGCGACCCCAACGCCCTGGCCGTGCTGGCGATGATCGTGTGCATCACGCCCGGCACCTCCTGGGCCGAGCTGTCGCTGGACCGTTCCCTGCTCATGCTGCACGTGCTGGAGGTACAGGATGCGCAGGCTATCGTGCAGCACGTCAAGACCCGCTACGAGCGACCGCTGATGGAGATTTTCGAGTCATGACCAGCCCCGTCCTTTCCTGGGCGCTGCCCGCGGCCATGCTGGTGCTGGCACTGGCCATGGTGCTGTGCCTGGCGCGCGTGGCCTGGGGCCCGAACGCGCAGGACCGCATCCTGGCGCTGGACTGCATGTACCTCAACGGCATGCTGTTCATGCTGCTGCTGGGCATGTACTACGGCAGCACCAACTACTTCGAGGCGGCCATGCTGATCGCGCTGCTGGGCTTCGTCAGCTCCACGGCGCTGGCCAAGTTCCTGCTGCGCGGCGAGGTGATCGAATGACGCCGGCCGCGGCCCTGCCGCTGTGGCTGGACATCACCATTTCGGTGCTGGTGCTGGCCGGCGCCTTCGTGGCCTTCATGGGCTCGTTCGGCCTGCTGCGCCTGAAAAGCTACTTCGAGCGCGTGCACGCCCCCTCCATCATCGCCACGCTGGGCTGCTGGTTCACCATGCACGCCACGCTGATCTATTTTTCGGCCACCGACCAGCTGGCGCTGCATGCGCTGCTGATCGCCCTGTTCATCGCCGTGACGGTGCCCATCACCACCATCTTCCTGATGCGCGCGGCGCTGTTTCGCGCCCGCCGCATGGGCGAGAAGGTGCCGCCCAGCCTGAGCCGCACCATGCACAGCTACGACGGCGCACGGGATTCCTGAGGCGGCCGCCGCAGAACTATCAAATCAATAGCTGCTGACGCTTGCTGCATAAGGGTTTGAGGCCGATTCGACCCCAAACCGCGCCCCTCCCATCAGGCCGCCCCAAAGCCCCCGCCCCCCGGCGTCTGGATCTCGAACAGGTCGCCCGGCTCCATGCGCACCTGGGCGATGTGCTCCAGCGGCTCCACGCGCCCATTGGCGCGCACCACGCGGTTGACACCCGGCGCGCCGGCCTGGCCGCCGGCCATGCCGAAGGCGCCGTGCACCCGGCCGTTGGACAGGATGCTGGCCGTCATGGGTGCCAGAAAGCGCAGGCGCCGCACGCCGCCCTCCCCGCCCGCCCAGCGGCCGGCGCCGCCCGAGCCCTTGCGGATGGCAAAGCTCTCCAGCAGCACGGGGAAGCGAAATTCCAGCACCTCCGGGTCGGTCAGGCGCGAGTTGGTCATGTGCGTCTGCACCACGCTGGTGCCGGCAAAGCCGCCTACCAGGACGCCGGCTTCGTCGAACTCACCGCCCGCGCCGCTGCCGCCGGAGACGGTCTCGTAGTACTGGTAGCGCTCGTCGCCGAAGGTGAAGTTGTTCATCGTGCACTGGCTGGCCGCCGACACGCCCAGGGCGCCCAGCAGCGCGTTGGTGATGCACGACGACGTCTCCACATTGCCCGCCACCACCGACGCCGGCGCATTCGGATTGAGCATGCAGCCCGGCGGGATGATGACCTGCAGCGGTTTCAGGCAGCCGGCGTTCAGCGGAATGTCGTCATCCACCAGCGAGCGAAAGACATAAAGCACCGCCGCCATGCACACCGCGGTGGGCGCGTTGAAGTTGTTGGTCTGCTGGGCGCTGGTGCCGGTGAAGTCGATCACGGCGCTGCGCTGCGCGGCGTCGATGCGCACCGCCACGGTGATCTGCGCGCCGTTGTCCAGCGGCAGCGTGAAGCGCCCGTCCTGCAGGCGCGCGGCCAGGCGCGCGATGGCCCGGCGCACGGACTCCTCGGCGTTGTCCTGCACGTGCTGCATGTAGGCCTGCACGACGGGCAGGCCGAAGTGCCGGGCCATGCGCTGCAGCT
The DNA window shown above is from Pulveribacter suum and carries:
- a CDS encoding monovalent cation/H+ antiporter subunit D, translated to MSTLLPELAARSMPHLMLAPIVLPLFTATLTLLMREERQRVKLGLNIASTALGLLIAVALLGWAHEASTPAGMGVYLQGNWAAPFGIVLVLDRLSALMLVLTSTIALCAIVFAGTRWHRAGVHFHTLYQLQLMGLAGAFLTGDLFNLFVFFEIMLAASYGLLLHGSGRARVQSGLHYIAINLAASSLFLIGASMLYGITGTLNMADLARCVPLVAPQDLGLLHAAAAILATAFLIKAAVWPLNFWLVPAYSAATAPVGALFAVMTKVGIYTLLRLWTLMFGSEAGASALFGGAWLMGAGMLTMAFGAIGMMASQRPVHQAGFAALLSSGTVLAAAGFGQNQLTAAMLYYLPGSTLAIAALFLLADLIERWRTDGTALRADDGDEAPFLTPELVPRPGLNLDDEEEVLVGRAIPAAAALLGLAWLMSTLVIAGLPPLSGFVGKFAMLSALLNPLGLGSSAGVQPGAAGWTLLALLIATGLLSLMALTRAGMRNFWAASERLAPRLHVLEGLPVAALLAACVALTLGAGPVMRFTEAAANALHAPDTYIRAVLQAQPVAGPAPAPVPPAVGLTPGAAR
- a CDS encoding Na+/H+ antiporter subunit E — translated: MIKKLLPAPLVSLGLFIVWLVLNHSTSAGHLLLAALLAVALPLVFASLRPQAVRVRRPLTIVRLCFIVMVDTTESNIAVLRALLRPGPPRHAADFVTIPLELRDPNALAVLAMIVCITPGTSWAELSLDRSLLMLHVLEVQDAQAIVQHVKTRYERPLMEIFES
- a CDS encoding Na+/H+ antiporter subunit C; translation: MEIVLALAIGVLTGSGVWLLLRPRTFQIIMGLSLLSYAVNLFIFSMGRLGLAVGKEPVLAAGVPQDLQHYADPLPQALVLTAIVIGFAMTALFLVVLLASRGISGTDHVDGTQAPGSQEMP
- a CDS encoding K+/H+ antiporter subunit F, which produces MTSPVLSWALPAAMLVLALAMVLCLARVAWGPNAQDRILALDCMYLNGMLFMLLLGMYYGSTNYFEAAMLIALLGFVSSTALAKFLLRGEVIE
- a CDS encoding monovalent cation/H+ antiporter subunit A, giving the protein MSLVFLILLPFVASMLAAVLPANARNTESTLAGVVALFCTVQTALAFPGVEDGGVLREDIEWLPALGLQLSIRMDGFAWMFAMLIFGIGTLVVLYARYYMSPNDPVPRFFSFFLAFMGAMAGVVLSGNLVLLVFFWELTSLFSFLLIGYWHHRRDARRGARMALTVTATGGLCLLAGVLVLGHIVGSYDLDHVLKSAELVRGHPLYLTALVLVLLGAFTKSAQFPFHFWLPHAMAAPTPVSAYLHSATMVKAGVFLLARLWPVMGDTDAWFWLVGGAGVCTLLVGGYAAIFQNDLKGLLAYSTISHLGLIVLLLGLNSRLAAVAAVFHIMNHATFKASLFMAAGIVDHESGTRDIRRLSGLRVMMPITATLAAVASAAMAGVPLLNGFLSKEMFFAETVYLNASPLVATLLPAAATVAGMFSVAYSLRFVLDVFGGPPARDLPHPPHEPPHWMRVPVELLVLICLVVGIFPAWAVGRYLDAAALPVVGGELPPFSLALWHGVNTPFIMSLIALAGGTALYLFVRRQHRAGQMEAPPLMYRIDGKRLFEGALALLSGASRSARAALSTSRLQWQMLWLVLATLVAGAAPVLLGGSPGGEGRALLPLSASFVLLWTLGAICALAAAWQAKYHRLAALVFMGGAGLCVCITFLWFSAPDLALTQLSVEVVTTVLILLGLRWLPRRDASLPAAAPGALQTRLRRLRDFGLALAAGGGMAWLAMAMMSRPFAESTSTFFLQRALAEGGGTNVVNVMLVDFRGFDTFGEIVVLGIVALTVYALLRRFRPAGEAMDLPEQQRFLPADLQTDLLNPRGAQDTAIGYLMVPAVLVRLLLPFTALVAIYLFMRGHDKPGGGFVAGLVFSVGLLLQYIVSGTAWVEAHMRLFPRRWIATGMLLALGTGLGSVVLGYPFLTSHMAHLRLPLLGDVHVASAIFFDAGVFALVVGATLLILTAIAHQSVRSHRWHARLLEEEQLALAAVVSYDDEPLPPPRGAR
- the mnhG gene encoding monovalent cation/H(+) antiporter subunit G; this encodes MTPAAALPLWLDITISVLVLAGAFVAFMGSFGLLRLKSYFERVHAPSIIATLGCWFTMHATLIYFSATDQLALHALLIALFIAVTVPITTIFLMRAALFRARRMGEKVPPSLSRTMHSYDGARDS